From Oryza brachyantha chromosome 9, ObraRS2, whole genome shotgun sequence, a single genomic window includes:
- the LOC102718020 gene encoding nucleoporin GLE1-like, with protein sequence MGKQKVEIKVTMVDERKKSKVMQIIAKQCGILSITADRDKDKVTIVGNENLDVTHLTMELRKQMRRAHVAIDTVTQVDEKKEKEEKEKKEKQEKEKKKKEEEEKNMCNPKLVHMPYPVQFCVDEPSPACCVM encoded by the exons CAAAAGGTGGAGATAAAGGTGACAATGGTGGACGAAAGGAAGAAGTCCAAGGTTATGCAAATAATTGCTAAGCAGTGTG GAATCTTGTCCATTACAGCTGATAGGGACAAAGACAAGGTTACGATCGTTGGCAACGAGAACTTGGACGTGACCCATCTGACAATGGAGCTGAGGAAGCAGATGCGGCGAGCGCACGTCGCCATTGACACGGTCACGCAGGTGGacgagaagaaggagaaggaggagaaggagaagaaggagaagcaggagaaagagaagaagaagaaggaagaagaggagaagaaCATGTGCAACCCCAAACTTGTTCACATGCCCTATCCTGTGCAGTTCTGCGTCGACGAGCCCAGCCCGGCATGCTGCGTGATGTAG